In Pyrus communis chromosome 1, drPyrComm1.1, whole genome shotgun sequence, the following are encoded in one genomic region:
- the LOC137728591 gene encoding probable S-adenosylmethionine-dependent methyltransferase At5g38780 — MPASEMAPTDKGFKEKLSEAYVMKAGDGPNSYANNSTFQKKAVDSAREVIREEIAEKMDTRTLSLSSSTFHIADLGCSVGPNTFFAVENILEAVQLKYQTQGPSSRTPEFQVFFNDHSGNDFNMLFKSLPQNRNYYAVGVPGSFYGRLFPKASINLFHSSYSLSWLSRVPKEVLDKDSPAWNKGKIHYSNSTSPGEVIRAYEAQHAEDMECFLSARAEEIVYGGLMMLIIICRPSGTPHFDTLATATYETLGSCLMDMTKEGKVSEEKIDSFNIPIYFMSPEEVEVAVDRNGNFNIERIQILPNVLTSTTLSNASIFTSHLRAVVETLLKEHFGDEMLDELFNLYHKKVAEQPSKFGSGKAIISLFVLKRKEN, encoded by the exons ATGCCTGCATCAGAGATGGCCCCAACAGACAAAGGCTTCAAAGAAAAATTGTCTGAAGCCTATGTAATGAAGGCTGGCGACGGCCCTAACAGCTATGCCAACAACTCCACTTTCCAG AAAAAAGCTGTGGATTCTGCCAGGGAAGTCATAAGAGAAGAAATTGCAGAAAAGATGGACACACGCACGTTGTCGTTGTCATCCAGTACCTTTCACATTGCAGATTTGGGTTGCTCAGTTGGGCCAAATACATTTTTTGCAGTTGAAAACATACTTGAAGCTGTGCAACTAAAGTATCAAACTCAAGGGCCGAGTTCTCGAACCCCCGAATTTCAAGTTTTCTTTAATGATCATTCCGGAAATGATTTTAACATGCTCTTCAAATCGCTGCCTCAGAATAGGAATTACTACGCCGTAGGCGTGCCTGGTTCTTTCTATGGTCGGCTATTTCCTAAAGCTTCCATTAACTTATTTCATTCTTCTTATTCCCTTAGTTGGCTTTCAAGAGTGCCAAAAGAGGTACTGGACAAGGATAGTCCTGCTTGGAATAAGGGAAAAATCCATTACTCAAATTCCACAAGCCCAGGAGAAGTAATAAGGGCTTATGAAGCTCAACATGCTGAGGACATGGAATGTTTCCTTTCTGCCAGGGCAGAAGAGATCGTGTATGGAGGATTGATGATGCTTATTATTATATGCCGCCCCAGTGGTACCCCTCATTTTGATACTTTGGCAACTGCGACCTATGAAACTTTAGGATCTTGCCTCATGGACATGACCAAAGAG GGAAAAGTTAGTGAAGAGAAAATTGATTCATTCAATATACCTATATATTTCATGTCTCCGGAAGAGGTGGAAGTTGCTGTAGACAGAAATGGAAACTTCAACATAGAGAGAATACAAATCTTACCAAATGTATTGACAAGTACTACTCTCTCTAATGCCTCAATATTTACATCTCACCTTAGAGCTGTCGTGGAAACACTCCTCAAGGAGCACTTTGGAGACGAAATGTTAGATGAGCTCTTCAACTTATATCACAAGAAAGTTGCAGAGCAACCCTCCAAGTTTGGATCGGGGAAGGCTATTATTTCTCTCTTTGTGCTTAAACGCAAGGAGAATTGA
- the LOC137742316 gene encoding AAA-ATPase At5g17760-like yields the protein MNMFSSKEMPSPSSLFSAYASMAASMMLFRSMANELIPHPVRGYLLSTIRYIFKTHSPQLTLVIEESNGISRNQVYAAAEIYLCTKISSNTERIRVSKSPKEKNLTIRLEKGEKLVDFYEGIQLKWRFVCAESQQGNRNDPFSPPRSEKRYFELTFHNQYREKVLDCYLPYVLERANAMNDEERALKMYTLNSNGCIKWESINLEHPATFETLAMDQKLKNAVIDDLNRFVRRKEFYKKVGRAWKRGYLLYGPPGTGKSSLIAAMANYLKFDVYDLQLTNIFRESDLRHVLLGTANRSILVIEDIDCSVDFPDRQHTDGRKQHDAQLTLSGLLNFIDGLWSSCGDERIIIFTTNHKERLDPALLRPGRMDMHIHMSYCTFHGFKLLASNYLGIYNHHHLYGEIEDLLKETEVTPAHVAEELMKNEDVDTALEGLVKLLKRKKLEGDECEAEAEKKPAAKRQKLGSNTRNP from the exons ATGAACATGTTCTCCTCCAAAGAAATGCCCTCTCCGTCGTCGCTGTTCTCTGCCTACGCCTCCATGGCGGCCTCGATGATGCTATTTCGGTCCATGGCCAACGAGCTCATTCCTCATCCGGTTAGGGGCTACCTTTTATCTACCATCAGATACATTTTCAAGACTCATTCCCCTCAACTCACCCTAGTCATAGAGGAATCGAATGGAATATCGCGCAACCAAGTCTATGCAGCTGCAGAGATTTATTTGTGCACAAAGATCAGCTCCAACACCGAGAGGATCAGAGTTAGCAAGAGCCCCAAGGAGAAGAACTTGACAATCCGACTCGAGAAAGGCGAGAAGTTGGTCGATTTCTATGAAGGGATTCAACTCAAATGGAGGTTTGTTTGTGCAGAGTCACAACAGGGGAACCGTAATGATCCATTTTCTCCTCCGAGGTCCGAAAAGCGCTACTTTGAGCTAACATTCCACAACCAGTACAGAGAGAAagttttggattgttatttgccTTATGTTCTTGAAAGGGCCAATGCAATGAATGATGAAGAAAGGGCTTTGAAGATGTACACACTGAATTCAAACGGTTGCATCAAATGGGAATCCATCAATCTCGAACACCCTGCAACATTTGAGACTCTGGCCATGGACCAAAAGCTCAAGAATGCGGTTATCGATGATCTTAACAGGTTTGTCAGGAGGAAGGAGTTCTACAAGAAAGTAGGAAGGGCGTGGAAACGAGGGTACTTGCTGTATGGTCCTCCGGGCACTGGAAAATCGAGCTTGATCGCAGCCATGGCTAATTATCTCAAGTTTGATGTCTACGACTTGCAGCTCACTAACATATTTCGGGAGTCGGACCTGAGACACGTGCTGCTGGGCACCGCGAACAGGTCAATTCTTGTGATTGAAGACATCGATTGTAGCGTTGATTTTCCCGATCGTCAACATACAGATGGAAGAAAGCAGCATGATGCACAG TTAACACTCTCTGGACTACTAAACTTCATAGATGGCTTATGGTCTAGCTGTGGAGACGAGAGGATCATAATTTTTACCACTAACCACAAAGAAAGGCTAGACCCTGCGCTTTTACGCCCGGGCCGCATGGACATGCACATTCATATGTCCTACTGCACATTCCACGGATTCAAACTCTTGGCCTCGAACTACTTAGGCATCTATAACCATCACCACCTCTACGGAGAAATCGAAGACTTACTCAAGGAAACGGAGGTAACTCCAGCGCACGTTGCAGAAGAGCTGATGAAGAACGAAGATGTTGATACTGCACTCGAAGGGCTTGTCAAGCTTTTAAAGAGGAAGAAATTGGAAGGCGATGAATGTGAGGCGGAGGCTGAGAAGAAGCCTGCAGCAAAGAGGCAGAAATTGGGAAGCAACACAAGAAATCCGTGA
- the LOC137742301 gene encoding uncharacterized protein codes for MSMELQTAGNPRKWRFTWEAQSHIPILRLFLFDSCTKPSTQCRKLTVHITPSESLVLVSWAEEAQEVSLRVPMPRVLVDADSPVSFSALDDHIEVKLVLLLPVDHPIVLSFDSLLSLDGGEEKALEGELKPLSLASEVKSLSSSGVHFYCRNCSFKLTASPLSQFVEMPSVNWREVADNWFGACCCSFGGISEKLVVRYANSYTCVKGVCLVNSTNITLCKDDLVGFEFPDLGERQRYDSESDGSGDNGFTESELNLGNNLTCNEDFAAESKCEVANDESNGEDVPHLCSGSVCSIKNASAPGCCNHMGSHVQNYDGDSCRLRFSEISLEDQKPTKSTEILKNHESFLNGYLENIFMVRSSNLSIDVEWVEFFCPQCSSLLGAYPCDNGSALVDGGVRLFKCNVSTGLPVGEPADIFRKYTLESMFANQLLECAKDELSFRTVVSDLKSRSPMVQIVLMNTNSWSGTGHCLAREGNKEPVPKIDLHPVIKVLFSQRSSREESQARMLEDSVTKDVVDEVFMLTHQIEELIETLSARKDMLPPSCSSLQGLSLSSMPR; via the exons ATGTCCATGGAGCTTCAAACCGCTGGAAATCCGAGAAAATGGCGGTTCACATGGGAGGCCCAATCTCACATCCCAATCCTCCGCCTATTCCTATTTGATTCCTGCACAAAACCCTCGACTCAATGCCGGAAGCTCACCGTCCACATAACCCCCTCAGAGTCTCTGGTCCTGGTGAGCTGGGCCGAGGAAGCTCAGGAGGTCTCGCTTAGGGTTCCAATGCCTAGGGTTTTGGTGGACGCTGACTCTCCGGTGAGCTTCAGTGCCCTAGACGAtcacattgaagtcaagctcgTCCTCCTCCTCCCTGTTGATCACCCTATTGTTTTGAGCTTCGATTCTTTACTCAGTTTGGATGGAGGGGAGGAGAAAGCGTTGGAGGGCGAATTGAAGCCACTTTCGTTGGCTTCTG AGGTTAAGAGTCTATCATCGTCTGGAGTTCACTTTTACTGCAGAAATTGCTCGTTTAAGTTGACTGCAAGTCCCCTGAG CCAGTTTGTGGAAATGCCTTCAGTCAATTGGCGAGAGGTGGCTGATAACTGGTTTGGGGCTTGCTGTTGTTCATTTGGAGGCATTAGTGAGAAGCTGGTTGTTAGATATGCAAATTCTTACACATGTGTGAAGGGTGTCTGCCTGGTGAACTCTACAAATATTACACTATGCAAGGATGAtcttgttggatttgaatttccTGACTTGGGTGAACGCCAAAGATATGATAGTGAATCAGATGGAAGTGGTGACAATGGTTTTACCGAGTCAGAACTTAATCTTGGAAATAATCTCACATGCAATGAAGATTTTGCTGCAGAATCTAAATGTGAAGTTGCTAACGACGAAAGTAACGGTGAGGATGTACCTCATCTCTGCTCAGGATCAGTTTGCTCTATAAAAAATGCGTCTGCACCAGGATGCTGTAATCATATGGGAAGTCATGTTCAAAATTATGATGGTGACAGCTGCAGACTTCGTTTTTCTGAAATTTCTTTAGAGGACCAAAAACCTACTAAAAGTACGGAGATCCTGAAAAACCACGAATCTTTCCTAAATGGGTATCTTGAAAACATTTTTATGGTTAGGTCCTCCAATCTATCTATAGATGTTGAGTGGGTTGAATTTTTCTGCCCTCAATGTTCATCACTTCTCGGAGCTTACCCTTGTGATAATGGCAGTGCACTTGTAGATGGTGGAGTTCGATTGTTTAAATGTAATGTTTCCACTGGCCTGCCAGTTGGTGAGCCAGCGGACATATTCAG GAAGTATACACTGGAAAGTATGTTCGCAAATCAACTACTTGAGTGTGCAAAAGACGAATTATCTTTTAGGACCGTGGTTAGTGACCTAAAAAGCAGATCTCCCATGGTGCAAATTGTTCTCATGAATACAAATTCTTGGTCTGGCACCGGTCATTGTTTGGCCAGAGAGGGCAATAAAGAACCAGTACCCAAGATAGATCTGCATCCTGTCATCAAGGTGCTATTTTCACAGCGCAGCAGCAGGGAGGAATCTCAAGCAAG GATGCTAGAAGATTCAGTAACGAAGGACGTCGTTGATGAAGTATTTATGCTGACACATCAAATAGAAGAACTAATCGAGACTCTTTCTGCAAGAAAGGATATGCTTCCACCTTCCTGCTCTTCATTACAGGGTTTATCTTTGTCATCCATGCCGAGGTAG